Genomic window (Petrotoga miotherma DSM 10691):
GATTAATATTAGACTCTGTACAACAAATGATTAAAAATGCAAAGATACAAGTAGTATCTGAAGAAGGAAACACCTTGAACTTTTTGGATTTAAGTGAAATTATCGGTGGTGATGCACAATGAAAAATATGACGCTATGGGCAGTGGTTATAATCGTAGTTTTTTTTGTAATTCTCTTTGGTTTTACGTCTTTCTACATCGTTGATCAAACTCAACAGGCAATAGTACTTAGATTTGGAAATATTTTAAACATAAGAACGGAACCAGGAATTTATGTAAAAACTCCTTTTATAGACAACGTAGTTAAACTCGAGAAAAGGATCATGATCTATGACATACCCGTAGAAAGAGTAATAACTTCCGACAGAAGAACTATTTTAGCCGATACATATGCAATTTGGAGGATAGAAGATCCTCAAAAGTTTATTGAAACACTGAGGACCGTAGAAGTTGCGAAGACAAGAATCGACGACATCGTTTATTCACATGCAAGAGATGTTATTGGAAATTACACATTCCCTGAGGTTCTTTCAATCGAAAGGCTTGCAATCTTGGAAGAGATAAAAAATCGTAGTGAGGCATCACTTGAAGATTTTGGAATAAATGTAGTGGACGTAAGGCTCAAAAGAACCGATCTACCTCAAGAGAACACTGAGGCCGTATACGAAAGAATGAAAAGTGAAAGGTATGCCATGGCTGCTCAATTAAGGGCCGAAGGAGAAAGAGAAGCCCAAAGAATG
Coding sequences:
- the hflC gene encoding protease modulator HflC translates to MKNMTLWAVVIIVVFFVILFGFTSFYIVDQTQQAIVLRFGNILNIRTEPGIYVKTPFIDNVVKLEKRIMIYDIPVERVITSDRRTILADTYAIWRIEDPQKFIETLRTVEVAKTRIDDIVYSHARDVIGNYTFPEVLSIERLAILEEIKNRSEASLEDFGINVVDVRLKRTDLPQENTEAVYERMKSERYAMAAQLRAEGEREAQRMQAEADRQASRIRSDAQREADIIRGTGEASAINIYSEAYSLDQDFYELQKITDIYKDSFNNSVLVIPNDSPLLELFYEVE